The DNA region GATGCCAAAGTGCCGGGCCTGCACTTCTACACGCTCAATGGCGCCGCGGCCACCAAGGCGATCTGCGAGCGGCTGAAAACGTAACAGCCAGATCACGTTGCAGAAACGAAACCGCGCGACTGATTCAACCTCAGCCGCGCGGTTTTTTTTCGCGCCGTGAATGGCGGCGCGGCTTTCATGCGAACGCCACGCCAGAACACCACGCAAACGCCAGGCGAACGAAAGCGGAATGACGAATCCGGCGCACGCATAACGCCTGCAACGGCTGCTGCATCGCAACAAACATGCTGCCCCGCGCGAAGCTTGCGGCGCGTAAGCCCGCATTGAACCCGATTTTTGTGCTGTCTATGATCGAAGCGCAGCTGACGTGGCTGCTGTGCGGAGAACGTGATGACGGTATCCAAGTTGCTGTTTGCTGTTCGCCAAACCTGTCTTCCAGCGCTGAGCGCCTGTGCAGTGCTGAGCGCGGGCCTCGCGCCCGCCGCCACCGAAGCGGCCACGCTGCCCGACAAGACCCTTGTGTTCTGCTCCGAAGGCAGTCCGGCGGGCTTCGACAGCGCGCAATACACCACCAGCGTCGAATTCAGCGCGGGGTCGTACACGGTGTACAACCGCCTGATCGAGTTCGCGCACGGCAGCACGGATATCGAACCGAGTCTGGCTGAAAAGTGGGATGTGTCGCCGGACGGACTGACGTATACGTTTCATTTGCGCCACGGCGTGAAATTCCAGACCACCTCGTTTTTCAAGCCGACGCGCGAATTCAACGCGGACGACGTGGTCTTCACCTATCAGCGGATGCTGGATCCGGAGCAGCCGTTCCGCAAGGCGTATTCGGTGCCGTTCCCGTATTTCACCGATCTCGGCCTCGCCAAGAATATCGCGAAGGTCGAAAAAATCGATCCGTACACGGTCAAGTTCACGCTGAAGGAAGTGGATGCACCGTTTTTACAACAGATCGCAATGCCGTTCGCATCGATCCTGTCGGCTGAATATGGCGACCAGTTATTGAAAGCGGGCAAAGCGTCGGATATCAATCAATATCCGGTCGGCACCGGTCCGTTCATTTTCCGCAGCTATACGAAAGACGATACGATTCGCTTCGACGGTAATCCCGATTACTGGAAGCCGGGTATCGTCAAAGTCAGCAAGCTGATATTCGCGATTACCGTCGATCCGGCCGTGCGTCTGCAAAAACTCAAACGCGGCGAATGCCAGGTGATGGCGTATCCGCGTCCCGCCGATATTCCGGCGGTGAAAGCCGACGCTTCACTTGCCATGCCGAACCAGGTGGGTTTCAACCTCGGCTATATCGCCTACAACACGACCAAAAAACCACTCGACAATGTGTTGGTGCGCCGTGCGCTCGATATGTCGATCAATAAGAAAGCGATTATCGAGTCGGTGTATCAGGGCGCGGGCCAGGCGGCGACCAACCCCATGCCGCCGACCCAGTGGGGCTACGACAAGAATCTCAAGGACGCCCCGTTCGACACGGAAAAAGCCAAAGCGCTGTTGAAACAGGCGGGTTATCCGGACGGCTTCGACCTGACGCTGTGGGCCATGCCGGTTCAACGGCCGTATAACCCGAACGCCCGCCTGATGGCGGAAATGCTGCAATCCGATTGGGCGAAGATCGGCGTCAAGGTGAAGATCGCCACTTACGAATGGGGCGAATATATTCGCCGCGGCCATGCCGGCGAACATGAAGCGATGCTGATCGGCTGGACCGGTGATTATGGCGACCCTGATAACTGGCTCGGCGTATTGCTGGGTTGCGACGCGGTCAACGGCAGTAACTTCTCCAAATGGTGCTACAAACCTTACGACGATTTGATCAAGAAAGGCCGCGGCACCACCGACCTGCCGGAGCGCACCAAGGCTTATATGGAAGCTCAGGAGATATTCAAGGAACAGGTTCCCTTTACGCCGATCGCCCACTCCACGGTCTATCAGCCGATCAGCAAGAATGTCACGGGTTTCAAGATCGACCCGTTCGGCCCGACGCAATTCATGAATGTCGGCCTGAAATAACGCCGGCGGGCCGCTTTTTGCCGCAGCCACCCTCTGCGGCCGCACGTTCCCGGCATCGCCCGGGGTGCGGCCGCGTTTGATGCACGATGGTTTTCGATCGTCCGCGCTGCGTGGGATCGGAGTAAGCGCTAAAGCGCTAACTCCGATCGACACAGGGAATTTCCTCCGCTTGTTGCTGCGAGCCAAGCTCAAGTAATATCGCGCTACGCCGGCGGGAGCCGGCCACGATCCTGGAGGAAACATGAAGCAAAACAATCTGTTGCGCGCCGCGCGTGTTACGACGCTCGTCGCAGCTGCAGCGGCATCGATGGTGGGCGCAAGTGTCGCGCGCGCCGAGATTCCGAATAAAACCCTGGTTTACTGCTCAGAAGGCAGTCCTGCGGGTTTCGATCCGGCCCAATACACCACGGGCACCGATTTCACGGCTAATACGTTCACCGTCTACAACCGTCTCGTCGAATTCGAACGCGGCGGCACCAAGGTGGAACCGGGCCTCGCCGAAAAGTGGGAAGTGTCGGCGGACGGCAAGACCTACACGTTCCACCTGCGTCATGGCGTGAAGTTCCAGACCACGTCGTTCTTCAAGCCGACGCGCGAATTCAATGCGGATGACGTCGTGTTCACGTTCCAGCGCATGCTGGATCCGAACTCGGCATTTCATAAGGCTTACCCGGTCCAGTTCCCGTACTTCACGGACATGGGCCTCGACAAGCTGATCACCAGTGTCGAAAAGGTCGATCCGTACACGGTCAAGTTCACGCTGAAGGAAGTCAACGCGCCGTTCATCCAGAATCTGGCGATGGAATACGCGTCGATCCTCTCGGGTGAATATGGCGACCAGCTGCTGAAAGCCGGCAAGGCCGCCGACATCAACCAGTTCCCGGTCGGCACGGGTCCGTTCATTTTCCGCAGCTACACGAAAGACGCGACGATCCGCTTCGACGGCAATCCGGACTACTGGAAGCCGAACACGGTGAAGATCTCCAAGCTGATCTTCTCGATCACGCCGGACGCCGGCGTGCGCGTGCAGAAGATCAAGCGCGACGAATGCCAGGTGATGAGCTATCCGCGTCCGGCCGACATCGCGCCGCTGAAGGCTGAAGCGAACATCGCGATGCCGTCGCAACCGGGCTTCAACCTCGGCTACCTCGCGTACAACGTGTCGCACAAGCCGGTCGACAAGGTCGAAGTGCGTCAGGCGCTCGACATGGCGATCAACAAGAAGGCGATCATCGAGTCGGTGTACCAGGGCGCGGGCCAGGCAGCCACGAACCCGATGCCGCCGACGCAATGGTCGTACGACAAGAACCTGAAGAGCGCGTCCTACGATGCGGACAAGGCCAAGGCCTTGCTGGCGAAGGCCGGCTACCCGAACGGCTTCGACATCACCCTCTGGGCGATGCCGGTGCAGCGCGCGTACAACCCGAACGCCCGCCTGATGGCGGAAATGATCCAGGCCGACTGGGCCAAAATCGGCGTGAAGGCGAAGATCGTCACTTATGAGTGGGGCGAGTACATCAAGCGCGCTCACGCCGGTGAGGACGACACGATGCTGATCGGCTGGACCGGCGACAACGGCGACCCGGACAACTGGCTCGGCACGTTGCTGGGTTGCGAAGCGGTGAACGGCAACAACTTCTCGAAGTGGTGCTACAAGCCGTTCGACGACCTGATCCAGAAGGGCCGCGTCACCTCCGATCAAGGCGCGCGCACGACGGCTTACACGCAGGCGCAGCAGATCTTCGCGCAGCAACTGCCGTTCTCGCCGATCGCTCACTCCACGGTGTACCAGCCTGTCAGCAAGAAGGTCGTGGACATGCGCATCGAACCGCTCGGTTACGCGCGCTTCGACGGCGTCAGCATCAAGTAATTCGTAAACCGAGTCGTAAAATTCACGCAGTACGCTTTTCGCACGGTTAGAAAACTGGTCGAAATGGTCCGGCGACCGGGGTCACAAGCCCTCGTCGCCGGTTGCGTTTTTTCTTCATCAAGACCATAGGGACAAAACCATGTTCCGCTTTGTTTTGCGCCGCATCGGCATGGTGATTCCGACCTTCATCGGCATCACGATCCTCGCGTTCGCGCTGATTCACCTGATACCGGGCGACCCCATCGAAGTGATGATGGGCGAGCGCGGCGTCGATCCCGCCATGCACGCCGCAGCGATGCACCGGCTCGGGCTCGACGAATCCCTGCCGATGCAGTACGTCCACTACGTCGGACGCGCGCTGCACGGCAACCTCGGCACCTCGATCATTACCAACACCAGCGTGATGGGCGAATTCCTCGCACGCTTTCCCGCTACCGTCGAACTGTCGATCTGCGCGATGCTGTTCGCCTTGATCGTGGGCTTGCCGGCGGGCGTGTTCGCGGCTTTGAGGCGCGGCACGGTGGTCGATCACGGTGTGATGGGCACGGCCCTGACCGGCTACTCGATGCCGATCTTCTGGTGGGGCTTGATCCTCATCATGGTGTTTTCCGTGAAGCTCGGCTGGACGCCGGTGTCCGGCCGTATCGCGGTCGAATACGACATTCCGCACGTGACCGGCTTCATGCTGATCGACGCCATGATGTCCACCGACGAAGGCGCGTTCAAATCCGCGCTGAGCCATCTGATCCTGCCGGCCATCGTGCTCGGCACGATTCCGCTGGCCGTCGTCGCACGCATGACGCGTTCGTCGATGCTCGAAGTGCTGCGCGAGGACTACATCCGCACCGCGCGCGCGAAAGGCTTGTCGCCGGGACGCGTGATCGTCGTGCATGCATTGCGCAATGCGCTGATTCCGGTCGTGACCGTGATCGGTCTGCAGGTCGGCACGCTGCTCGCGGGCGCGGTGCTGACCGAGACGCTGTTTTCTTGGCCGGGCATCGGCAAGTGGCTAATCGACGCGATCGGCCGGCGCGACTATCCGGTGGTGCAGGGCGGTATCCTGATGATCGCCACGCTGGTGATCGTCGTGAACCTCGTCGTCGATCTGTTGTACGGCGTGCTCAACCCACGCATCCGCCATACGAGGTAAGAATATGAACCCCCACGCTCACTTGCGTTCGCAGCCCCCCGAGGGGGCGCATGCCTCCCTTGAGGCGGCTCCGCGGGAGGCAAATATCATGAACCCCCACGCTCACTTGCGTTCGCAGCCCCCCGAGGGGGCGCATGCCTCCCTTGAGGCGGCTCCGCGGGAGGCATGACCATGGCAGACATTCAAAACACCGTCCCCCAGTCGGTTACTCCCCCGAGTGGCCGTGCTATCGCCGCCCGTGAATTCTGGGCGAATTTCTCGCGTAACCGTGGCGCGGTCGGCGCCGGCATCGTCGTGCTGGCGCTGATCTTCGTCGCGATCTTCGCGCCGTTGATCGCGCCGCACAGCCCGATCGAGCAATACCGCGACTTCGTGAAGATTCCGCCCGCATGGCTCGACGGCGGCAACTGGAAGTTCATTCTCGGCACCGACGAAGCGGGCCGCGACATCCTCTCGCGTCTGATGTACGGCGCGCGGCTGTCGTTCTGGATCGGCTTCGTCTCGGTGGTGCTCGCGCTGATTCCGGGCGTCGTGCTCGGGCTGATCGCGGCATTCTTCGAGAAATGGGCCGACACGCCGATCATGCGCATCATGGACGTGCTGCTCGCGTTGCCGTCGCTGCTGCTCGCCGTTGCGGTGGTCGCGATCATCGGCCCGGGTCTCGTCAACACGATGCTCGCCATCGCGATCGTCGCGTTGCCCGGCTACGTGCGTTTGACGCGCGCGTCGGCGCAAGGCGAGTTGCAGAAGGAATACGTGACGGCTTCGCGCGTGGCGGGCGCCGGCACCTTGCGCCTGATGTTCTCGCAAGTGTTGCCGAACTGCACCGCGCCGCTGATCGTGCAGGCCACGTTGGGCTTTTCGTCGGCGATTCTCGACGCCGCGGCACTCGGCTTTCTCGGCCTCGG from Paraburkholderia aromaticivorans includes:
- a CDS encoding ABC transporter substrate-binding protein, yielding MTVSKLLFAVRQTCLPALSACAVLSAGLAPAATEAATLPDKTLVFCSEGSPAGFDSAQYTTSVEFSAGSYTVYNRLIEFAHGSTDIEPSLAEKWDVSPDGLTYTFHLRHGVKFQTTSFFKPTREFNADDVVFTYQRMLDPEQPFRKAYSVPFPYFTDLGLAKNIAKVEKIDPYTVKFTLKEVDAPFLQQIAMPFASILSAEYGDQLLKAGKASDINQYPVGTGPFIFRSYTKDDTIRFDGNPDYWKPGIVKVSKLIFAITVDPAVRLQKLKRGECQVMAYPRPADIPAVKADASLAMPNQVGFNLGYIAYNTTKKPLDNVLVRRALDMSINKKAIIESVYQGAGQAATNPMPPTQWGYDKNLKDAPFDTEKAKALLKQAGYPDGFDLTLWAMPVQRPYNPNARLMAEMLQSDWAKIGVKVKIATYEWGEYIRRGHAGEHEAMLIGWTGDYGDPDNWLGVLLGCDAVNGSNFSKWCYKPYDDLIKKGRGTTDLPERTKAYMEAQEIFKEQVPFTPIAHSTVYQPISKNVTGFKIDPFGPTQFMNVGLK
- a CDS encoding ABC transporter substrate-binding protein, yielding MKQNNLLRAARVTTLVAAAAASMVGASVARAEIPNKTLVYCSEGSPAGFDPAQYTTGTDFTANTFTVYNRLVEFERGGTKVEPGLAEKWEVSADGKTYTFHLRHGVKFQTTSFFKPTREFNADDVVFTFQRMLDPNSAFHKAYPVQFPYFTDMGLDKLITSVEKVDPYTVKFTLKEVNAPFIQNLAMEYASILSGEYGDQLLKAGKAADINQFPVGTGPFIFRSYTKDATIRFDGNPDYWKPNTVKISKLIFSITPDAGVRVQKIKRDECQVMSYPRPADIAPLKAEANIAMPSQPGFNLGYLAYNVSHKPVDKVEVRQALDMAINKKAIIESVYQGAGQAATNPMPPTQWSYDKNLKSASYDADKAKALLAKAGYPNGFDITLWAMPVQRAYNPNARLMAEMIQADWAKIGVKAKIVTYEWGEYIKRAHAGEDDTMLIGWTGDNGDPDNWLGTLLGCEAVNGNNFSKWCYKPFDDLIQKGRVTSDQGARTTAYTQAQQIFAQQLPFSPIAHSTVYQPVSKKVVDMRIEPLGYARFDGVSIK
- a CDS encoding ABC transporter permease subunit — its product is MFRFVLRRIGMVIPTFIGITILAFALIHLIPGDPIEVMMGERGVDPAMHAAAMHRLGLDESLPMQYVHYVGRALHGNLGTSIITNTSVMGEFLARFPATVELSICAMLFALIVGLPAGVFAALRRGTVVDHGVMGTALTGYSMPIFWWGLILIMVFSVKLGWTPVSGRIAVEYDIPHVTGFMLIDAMMSTDEGAFKSALSHLILPAIVLGTIPLAVVARMTRSSMLEVLREDYIRTARAKGLSPGRVIVVHALRNALIPVVTVIGLQVGTLLAGAVLTETLFSWPGIGKWLIDAIGRRDYPVVQGGILMIATLVIVVNLVVDLLYGVLNPRIRHTR
- a CDS encoding ABC transporter permease subunit; the protein is MADIQNTVPQSVTPPSGRAIAAREFWANFSRNRGAVGAGIVVLALIFVAIFAPLIAPHSPIEQYRDFVKIPPAWLDGGNWKFILGTDEAGRDILSRLMYGARLSFWIGFVSVVLALIPGVVLGLIAAFFEKWADTPIMRIMDVLLALPSLLLAVAVVAIIGPGLVNTMLAIAIVALPGYVRLTRASAQGELQKEYVTASRVAGAGTLRLMFSQVLPNCTAPLIVQATLGFSSAILDAAALGFLGLGVQPPSAEWGAMLASARDYIDSAWWIVTMPGLSILISVLAINLLGDGLRDALDPKLKRMA